The window TGTGTACTGCAGCATCTCTTAtagctgctgatttttttttcctccttatagGTTTCACAATAAAGGCCAGTGATGCAGCAGACATCTGAAGTTAACTTAGCATATTGCAGAGCTAAGGGTTTAACCCCAATGAACTATTACTGCCATATGTTCCATTTCTTTCAGGGAATTTCCCAATGGAGAAGAACTCAGACAATGCGAAGAAAAAACATCCAATATCATTTGCCCTACAGctttttactgtttatttctAGTGCTTTTCCCCTCCTCACATGATAATTGCCTTATTGTAGAGACTCATGCTCCAGATGTGGGAACGAAAAGGACTTGATTTAAGATCTACAGCTTGAGAGtgaactgaaatgcttttgaaaatggtgGAATTACAAAAAGCAGCTTAGGATCCCAAATCACTGGCAAGACAGCGCAAAGCCTCAACAGtcacacataaaaaaaaagattctaatAATTTCTTCTTGTGTACCCCAAGCTGAGGACATATTCTCAGGGCTCTGGGTTTCTCCCAGAGGGGAGTTCTTGCACGCATCCCCAGCACCCGTGTAACAGGCACAAACGTTTCGCTATTTTAGGGCACGGCTGACGTTAATGCGATGACGTGAGGGATCAACGACCTAGCTGTTGTGTCGCAGCCAGGCACACCCACTCACAGTGCACCTTTACACCCCGTGGCAGTGGGTTAAAAACTCCGACTTCTGTACTTCAGGATCGGTTTACCAGACACCAGCTGTGTCAGAGCTACTCGCAAGCCTGCGTTCTGAATCATTTTCTTATCTATTTGCACATAATACAGAATCATGTTTCTCTGGCTTAGCTGGAAAtcaatcaaataaaaattatgaagaaaGATTTGTAAAGGGATTGAGGAAAGGTTACTTTTAAATTACGTTTCAAATTCAGTTCTGAGAGGATTTGGTTATCAAATCCCAGACTCATAACTCACCCTCACCAAGCGCACCGTTCATTTCCTAGTCAAATAGGATTTGATTCCCCTCACACGGAAGGGAAGGGACGGCACAACGCACCCCCACGAGGCCTGACCCCAGCGTGGGATGCTCGGGCGCCCTCCCGGAGCAGCAGGGCCCAGCGCAGGCCCCGGGCTCCGCAGGCTGACCACTGACCTCTCCGTCGCTGTCAGATATAACGATAAACGCGTCCACAAAACTGCGCTTCTTCTTGGCGTTGGCCGGGcccctcttctcttcctcctcttcctccccatcctGACCTCGAGAGTCAGGGCCCTCTGCgggcttcctcctcctcggcaTCCTTCACCCTGAAACAAGAGGGACAGATTAAAAGCCAtttgtttccttctgatttGGATTTCCCCGTATAGCCATcccttcctactttttttttcctttctatttttaggCAAAATACCCCAGGCATTAGAACCTTATTACAAAGCGCGGTAGATTTAGCGGTACTGGGAGCCACACGCACTTGTCACCGCTCATCTCGTTACGAATACTTTATTAGAGCTGATTGCTAAAAGGGGTTTCAGGGGAACGGCAACGCAGACAAGAGCCACTCTGAATGCCCTCGCTCCGAAGCGAGGAGGCTTTCCTCTTCGCTTCCCCTGCTGAAGCTCCTCAGCAAACTGCTCCAAAGCAACGTTTCACAGCGGgtctccctccccaaatccccaccccGAACGTCCCCACACCTTCCCCGTCCTGGTGCAGAACAAACAGGGCTCCGGCAGTGAACCAAGCTGAGATGTGCACGCCAGAACGAGAAGCCACAGCAGCAGCGCAACCATTTGTCAGCTTTTACATGGAATAAAGCACGGGGGGGAGGCAGGTCCCTCAGAGGATGCTATTTCGCTGtcagagcagcagccccggggaaGCAGAGCACTACGGAAAGGGAGAACACAGGCGGTGGCAGGAGGTAGGCTGGAAACGAGACGAGGGGTTTATCTCGCAGCCCGGGCTTTTCAATGAGCCTCAGGCTCCGGAAGTCCTCTGCACAGACGTGCCTGTGCCACCCGCTTAAAGAAGGCACTTGACAAGCAGGGAGGAACCCGCTGAGCATCATTAGCGCAAACCCGAGTGCTCGAGGAGCCGCACAATCGAGGGCAGGTGCCCACACAATACCAGGCAGCGCTTCAGCGActcctctccctgccagcctgcaggctgctggagaGAGGAGCTGGCTGCTCCCATCAAAAGGGACTCAGACAAGAGGATCGGGACGAGATCCCGGTGGGTGAGAGCAGCGGGGCGGCACACGAAGTTAAAGCACCCTTTTCTTCGCCTTCGACGTCTGCCGTTCGGTTTGGCAGGTAACGTGGAGACGACATTCAGCGCTTCCCGAACCGTGCTCTGAAAGAGCCCGAGGAAGCAGGCTGAGCACCGGCAGGCTGAGCACCGGCAGGCTCAGCACCGGCAGCTCTGCCCGAGCTAGAAGGAACGGAACGGCCACAGAGCGGTTTCACAGCGAGCCCCTTGTTGCACCCCAGacaaggcagagctggagaggCAATTCGAGCTGGCCGGTTCCCAGCCCAGTGTCCTTCCCGGGATCGTTCTGCCTTCCTTCGCGATCACTGAAATAGCTCAGATGCGCTGCTCAGAGCTAAAATAAGAGTAAGACAAGGCGCAACAAAAGACCCTGCGTTACCCAGTACGGAGCCAAACCCTCTCCTGTAACACCGCAAGCTGCAGCCAGCGCTGCGTGTAGGAACACCAGGAAGCAAGAAGTCCAAAACCCACATTAGCACCGAGAACAGCGGTGTGCTCCTCCATCTACTGTCAGAGGCAGCAAGCTAAGAGCAAGAGGAGCACACGCACTGCCgctgtgttttctgcagctcGCCACGGCTCCCTTAACCTCTCTGTCTCCCTTTCTCTGCAAATCCAAGCACACACATGCGTAGAGACAAAAGATGATTGTCCTGGTGAGCAAGGACTGGCACCGAAGGCTTGCTGAGCCCTCTAAAGACAGAATCTCGTACAAATCGCACGCGTGGCTCCAGAAGTGACGGCGACCATCGCTGCAGCCCAGAAATGTTTGTGCTTacaaaggggaaataaaaacaagcactgCTCTTTAGAAAAGCATCATCTCTtgcaaaacaaagctgttttgcTCCAGCTGAGCTGAACTTTGGCTTTTGTCGGAAAATCCTTATTatactttctccatttttttttttttttttttttttttaatcttttgctcCACACGGTTTCTTGTCCCTCTGCCCAGAGAGATGAACCAAGCCTCCCACCCAGCTGCTGAGAACTGCCCCCACGAAGGGAGTCCACCTAGGTGGAGAGCACTCCTTTATCAGCAGAGAGACACATCCGCAGGCAGCCTTTTCTGGCACGATGTCTGGTCCCCAGTACGTGAGCCTAGGCAGGGTCACTATTTTTGGAGAGAAAGCCTGTAAACCacttaaacaaaagcaaacagcaacaaGCAACTgccacgtttttttttttattattattgttttttttaaatccactcTGGTATCACAGCTCCCCTCTATGCGATAGATCTTCTGCCTGATGCACTGTGCTAAATAAGAGATCGCTGAGAAATATCAGCTGGAGTTATGATGAGTCACCTACCTCCAACatttaaagaagagaagaaaaaaaatgtaagagatGTAACCACACAACTCCCACAAGGCTTCTGAAAATGAAGGGACTCATGGCAAAAAGAGTCTCTGTAAACGTAACTAAGGGAACAAGACAAGTAAGAGATCACTTGTAGCTGCGCTAGTCTGAGGCTGTGAGTAGGAGAGCAGTAATAGCTTTTATTAGACGAGCTGATATCGGTACGGGAAGGGAACAAGCCTCGCAGCAcgccccccttccccaggtAAGGGAGCCAGGCGCACaagctgtgttttgcttttagcGCTCTGCCCAAGTACCTGCGGAGGGGATGTCTGCTCTCAGGTTCAGCGAAAAAGGCCGGCCTGCACTACCTAAACCTACCTTTGCAGTTCGGCTCGCGGATTCCTTTCgcaatttttctctttttacaaCTTTGAATTCGAGAGAATTTCTTTGTAAACGCTCTGACAGCAAAGGTGACCTCCTGACAAGGGCCTCACACACGCCGCGCTTCTCCGGTCGCATTTTTAGGGATATCCTTGAAGATCCCCAACTTGTGATTATTTGTCATTTTCCCTCTCATCTATCATTTTGATGAATCAGAAAGCAATTACCGACAGAATAATTCTAAATCTTGACACTGCAGCTACAGACCTGCCAAGCTGTGACAGCTTGAAAAATGCTTGAAAACGAAGCCAAAAAATGAATGACTCTCATCCCCGGATGAGTTTTCTGAGCCGCTCGAGACACAGGCTGTCGCTTCGTAAACAACCCCCCCGCCTCCCCGGGAAGAGGCACGATGCTCGCGGGCAGCAAGAGCCCCGCTCGCACGGGTCAGCGCCGCACGGTCCCTGCGAacgccagccccggcccctccgctcgcccccgccgcgccgggAGCGGCTGACGGTCAGGACACCACGGTCCACAGCACCCcggtgggggggacacgggggttGTTTACGGGATTTATCCGTTCGCAGAAACGGGCTCTTCGTAGAAGGAAGGCGGCGGAAGGCCAAGGCCGACCGCTGCCAAGCTCCGCGGGAGATGCTGACTGCTCAGCTACCCAAAGCGAGCCCGCGCCAGCCCCGTGGGCAGCGCCTTTCTCCAAGGGgaggcgtgggggggggggagcagaaccctccccgcagcaccccgcCACCCCACGGCACCCGtcaccccgcagcaccccgcCACCCGCCCAGGCCCCCCGTCCCCTCGCCCACAGGTGCCATCGCAGGGCCCTCGGGCACGGCGGGCGCTGCAGGGACGTGGCGGGGCTGTGAGGAGCTGGGTGGGGGCTGCCCAAAAAGGGCCCCCCCGGGGAGGAACTGGGGCGTAGGCGGGGATGGGGTCGgttatagaaaaaataaaccgagggggggcagcgctggggaTGGCATGGaggcagcccggggggggggggggggggggggcaggagccggccccagcagcgctgcagggccgggggggggggggcggcaccgggacCCCTCCTCGGGGGAAAGCGCTGGGGCACGGCCCCGTGGGCaccccgcggggctgcggcctgccggcggggcagccccgggtcCGCAGCGGCCCCTCGTCGGGGCACGGCCGCACACCGGGCCCGgacacccccaaccccccccggccccgctgaccgcccccccccccgggccgggccgacCCCGCTCAGCGGGTCTCTTACCCGCACTCAAGTTGGCGGCGGAGGCCTCATTGCCCTCAACCAAGATGGCGACGGCGGCGTCGCGTCACGTGGCCGGGAGGGGAGATGAGGTGAGGCGGGCGGCGCCATGTCGTgtgagggcggcggcggcggggctggtAGAGGGGGACCGAGGGGAGCGGGAGGCAGGGGACGCAGGGGACCGAGAAGATGGCGGGGACGAGGGGCAGCCGCCTCTCGGAGCCCCTCAAGGGCCGCTGGTGCGCCCCACGGCTTCTCGTGACTGATTTTAACTGGAAATAAACATCAGGGCGCGGCGTGACTTCATTCCgcgctccccgcgccgccgcAGGACGCTTTAAACGCCGCTCCCGCTCCTCGCCCCGCCGCCTGCACCGCTCCATGGCGCCGCTCAGCCCCCGCGCGGCCGACACCGGCCCGCCTCCCTCCGCTGCCCACAACCAACATGGCCGCCGCGGCCTCCCTCCGCCAGCACGTGACGGCGCAGGaagcctcctcccccccccgcgccgTTGCTAGGCGCGCGGAGATCTCGCGAGAGCTGctgtggcggcggcggcggccaagATGGCGGACGGGGCGGGTAGCAACGGGGACGCCGCGGCGCTGCCggtgggcagggaggcaggTGAGGGGAACCGGGGGCGGCGAGGGGAACCGGGACGGGGCCGGGaacggggcccggccccggccgtgAGCGGGCTGACCGCGGTTGTGTGCCGGCAGTGGAGCGGCTGATCCGGGAGAACGGGCACATCTTCACCGAGGCGCAGTGCAAGGTGTGCAGCGCGCTGCTCATCTCCGAGTCTCAGCGGCTGGCGCACTACCAGGTGAGCCACGGCACCGGGCGGGACGTACCGGGCCGTTCCGGGCCGTGTCCCGCTGTACCGGGCCATAACGGGCCATACCCCTATGTGTTGGGCCGTACCGGGCCATAACGGACCGTGCTAGGCCGTGTCCCGCTGTACTGGGCCGTACCGGGCCCTATCCCTATGTAACAGGCTGTACTGGGCCATGCCGGGCAGTACCGGGCCGTGCCCTGCTGTACCGGGCCGTACCAGGCTGCCCCAGCCGCTTTCTGCCCCGCAGAGCAAGAAGCACGCCAACAAGGTGCGGCGGTACCTGTCCATCCACGGCGAGGACGAGCTGGCGCCCGGCAAGAGGATGAAGGTGGACGCTAATAAGCAGGTGAGGCAACGCGCCCAGCCTTCCAGGTCCGTCACGGTGGGTCTCAGCTAAATGCTGCCAGGCAGCCCATGCGCTTGTGTGAGAGTGAAGGAAGAAGGCAGCCCTGGGAAGGGCTCTGTGCTCCTGTGGCTGTGCCTCGTCCCGGTGAGTATGGTTCCCATTGCCTTATTCACTTAAAGGAACTCACACTGCCTCTTACTGAAAGTCTCCCTGTGAATTACGTGAATAAAACAGGGTAAAGTAAATAGGAGCAGCAAATTCATGAATAAAAAGCCAGGAATATCATTGCACCTGCATgacatttaatttcattacaaCTATTTCCAGGGTTCATAACTAACTGGACTCTTTCTGGCACAACTCTGTTTTTACTTATTTCGGTTTCTTCAGCCGGTGGCTGGAGCCTGTTGGTCAGCGAGAGGAGCACATTCCACCCTGCCATCTGTCTGCCCCGCGACTCATTTGGGAAACAGATTCTACTCTTATGATTGCTTCAGCTTTAATCCCTAACCCTCAAACATTTGTagtgggggtggagggggggatAAAGGAGGATGCCTTCGCACATAGTGTTAGGCTTAGAAAtgactgctgctgcctgctcggCCAGCATCGTGTTGCCGATGACCCAGCTGATAGTGGTGTTTGTGTTGCGTGGCTCACACCTTGTGGAGAGCAGAAGGCTGGCTGATCCAGTGCTGGCAGCCCCGTGGTTAACCTTGTTCTCAGCCCATACAAGCCAGGACAGGCAGCCCCTCTCCCTAGAGCGGTTCGCTAGGATGACAAAGAAGTAACGTGAAGCAGGAAGGCTGTCCAGTCAATGGGAGGACAGTGCAGCACCATGGAACAGTCAAATTTCCAACTTCGCATCTCAGTGTCtcagattattttgttttctcaaatgCCTTAGCGTTCTTTCTTGTAACAAGAACGCTGAGCAAGATGAACTCCcgaggtgccttccaacctcagccattctgtggttctgtgtgCGCAGGAGAGCAAGCAGGAAGGCAGCAACGGGGAGGATAGGAACAAGTGCTGCCCCATCTGTAACATGACCTTCTCCTCTCCGGCTGTGGCAACGTCTCACTACCTGGGGAAGACGCACGCCAAGAACGTGAAGCAGCAGTCCCCCAAAGCAGAAGGTATGACTGCAGTGCCTTCACATTGTAGCATGCCAGCTAGAAAATGCTGCACGTGGTGATTCTGCACTGGGAAGTGTCGTTGGACCCCAGGTCTGAGCCTTTTTGGGTACGTGTGCCTGTGAAGCGAGGTAGGCCAGCAGTACACCTCCAGAGactgctgcttctctcagcAGCTTGCTTGGTAGGCTGGTGTTGACTAAAAGTCAGCatgtttggggtgtttttttttatttcttgcttgGGTGAAGTGAAGCTTTCAGCAGTGTTGTACCCATCCTTGTATGTAAGGAATGGgacagagctgttttccagGGAAAGCTGTAGAAATATCTGTCACGGGATGTGATGCTTGCTAAAAGCTTGCAGAAACCAAAGTGACCGGTGAAACGCCTGTAAGGTGAATTGGGCAGGGCTGCTCAGGTGTAAAGGTACAGCTTCTGTGGCTCAGGGACTTCTGAGCTGCAGATagctgggggctggggatgtGTAGCTGGGAAGTGTGGGCATCTGCTTGTCCTGACCTCCTGCTTTGCCAGTGGCGTCTGCCACGTCCTGCCCTACAGACTGTGCACAGCTAAGGCAGAGCTCAGACATGAGAGGAGCCTTGGGGAAGGGTGGCTGGACACGGGAGCAGTCTGGTGCACGCCTGTCACTTGGGCGTGAGAGGAGCTCTTGGGTATTTGGAAAGCTTCTGCCCGGTGTTCAGTGCCCCTGCTGGGAGTTGTCTTAGCACGCACCCGGAGGATTAAGGGAAGAGGTAGGGGTGACATCAGTTTGTCCAGAGTTTTTACGTTTTCTGACTAGGTTTGCTTTTggggtgtttggtttttttgtttgtttgttttgcatgttttgGGGAAGTAAGAtgactttttcttctgcatctgaGTTCTGTGACTGACCAAGAGTTTGGATTCCCCCTACAGAAGTAGCGCCCCCACAGAAACATCCTGCTACCCTCCCCACTTCTACCGTGTCTTCTAACGAAGAGAACAAGGACATTGCTGACCCAGACAAGTTCTGTAGCCTCTGCCATGCCACTTTCAACAACCCCCTTATGGCAAAACAGCATTACGTAGGCaagaagcacagaaagcaagagacCAAACACAAGCTGATGGCACACTACGGCCGAACTCCTGATGCGCCGGCGGCGTCCTTTATGGGTGAGTTCTCAGCAAGCAGGCAAATAAATAGTTGCAGGGCAGGGTGGGAGAGCAACACCGTGTGTCTGACGGGTCTCTGCGTGAGAGTCTGTGTGGAGGGAGCGGGGAGAATTGCTCATGGTCTCGCAGGATCTCGATGATGCACCGGAAGATGGATTTGGTTGATATCGTAACCCCCTGGCAGCAGGAGAGGTTTTAGACTGTAGCTGCTTGTGGCAAGCTCTGGGCTGGGTTTTTGCGGTGTTGTCTAATCGGGTACGTGTCCTTTTTATTCTCTGTGCGGATAATCCAGGGATTTTGGCCAGCGCTGTTTCTAGCTAGGTGGATTGCATCCAAAATGGAAAGATAAAAGTGGCATTTGATGCTTAAAAAATGCCTTCAGAGGGAACTagccaaagaaggaagaaataggTTTTACTGCACCTGCTGCTTCAAAGCACATGAAAGCCAGAGAGATTTCTCCCTGAATGCTTTCTGCCTCTGTGTGGGCACTTCATCTGATGAACTAATGCAACTCTCCAGAGCAAGCAGGAATGTGGAAAAAATTGAGCTATTAAGGAGGAACTTTAGGCAGACAGTTGAAACTCATTTGGTTTACGTTCTGTTCCCTGTGAGTACTTCTGCCTGATGAAAGCCTTGGAGCCCGGTGCAAGCATTAGGAGCTCGCAGTAAACTCCCCTGTTCCTCCTAGCAGCCTTCTGTTGGAGCAGGAAGTCTGGTACCTGCTGGGTGCTTAAAGTAAATGATAAGCAGACAGATCACCTTAAAATCTTCTTCaagagcttctttctctgtcatAAAATGCCTGTAAGCAGAAGATTAATTACTCTAATTCTTTGTGGGCCACCTTTAGCTGCTGGTAGCACTTAGGAGAAATGAGGCTCAATTATCCAAGTAATATTCTCTCCCACATTGTGTAGTCATGGGGGAGATGGAAAAGGTGCTTCGTGTTATTTGTGTTATTCGGCTGCTCTTTACTTAA is drawn from Anser cygnoides isolate HZ-2024a breed goose chromosome 14, Taihu_goose_T2T_genome, whole genome shotgun sequence and contains these coding sequences:
- the ZNF346 gene encoding zinc finger protein 346 isoform X1, which produces MAAAASLRQHVTAQEASSPPRAVARRAEISRELLWRRRRPRWRTGRVATGTPRRCRWAGRQSKKHANKVRRYLSIHGEDELAPGKRMKVDANKQESKQEGSNGEDRNKCCPICNMTFSSPAVATSHYLGKTHAKNVKQQSPKAEEVAPPQKHPATLPTSTVSSNEENKDIADPDKFCSLCHATFNNPLMAKQHYVGKKHRKQETKHKLMAHYGRTPDAPAASFMAGKGYPCNTCNIVLNSIEQYQAHISGFKHKNQMPGAVPVVGPFPPQQYVREESTAPGGYSYFSQDF
- the ZNF346 gene encoding zinc finger protein 346 isoform X2, producing MAAAASLRQHVTAQEASSPPRAVARRAEISRELLWRRRRPRWRTGRVATGTPRRCRWAGRQSKKHANKVRRYLSIHGEDELAPGKRMKVDANKQSKQEGSNGEDRNKCCPICNMTFSSPAVATSHYLGKTHAKNVKQQSPKAEEVAPPQKHPATLPTSTVSSNEENKDIADPDKFCSLCHATFNNPLMAKQHYVGKKHRKQETKHKLMAHYGRTPDAPAASFMAGKGYPCNTCNIVLNSIEQYQAHISGFKHKNQMPGAVPVVGPFPPQQYVREESTAPGGYSYFSQDF
- the ZNF346 gene encoding zinc finger protein 346 isoform X3: MADGAGSNGDAAALPVGREAVERLIRENGHIFTEAQCKVCSALLISESQRLAHYQSKKHANKVRRYLSIHGEDELAPGKRMKVDANKQESKQEGSNGEDRNKCCPICNMTFSSPAVATSHYLGKTHAKNVKQQSPKAEEVAPPQKHPATLPTSTVSSNEENKDIADPDKFCSLCHATFNNPLMAKQHYVGKKHRKQETKHKLMAHYGRTPDAPAASFMAGKGYPCNTCNIVLNSIEQYQAHISGFKHKNQMPGAVPVVGPFPPQQYVREESTAPGGYSYFSQDF
- the ZNF346 gene encoding zinc finger protein 346 isoform X4 produces the protein MADGAGSNGDAAALPVGREAVERLIRENGHIFTEAQCKVCSALLISESQRLAHYQSKKHANKVRRYLSIHGEDELAPGKRMKVDANKQSKQEGSNGEDRNKCCPICNMTFSSPAVATSHYLGKTHAKNVKQQSPKAEEVAPPQKHPATLPTSTVSSNEENKDIADPDKFCSLCHATFNNPLMAKQHYVGKKHRKQETKHKLMAHYGRTPDAPAASFMAGKGYPCNTCNIVLNSIEQYQAHISGFKHKNQMPGAVPVVGPFPPQQYVREESTAPGGYSYFSQDF